From the Micromonospora sediminicola genome, one window contains:
- a CDS encoding adenylate/guanylate cyclase domain-containing protein, translated as MLITTPVASREAVSAARWPVPEERRTVTVLFVDIVGSTGLVERLDPEDVRTLQRAYFGTVSGVLRRWRGVVEKYVGDAVMALFGAHDCDGFDAYRAVRAGLEIQAALDRRPAGGTRLRVRVGVATGEVLVDLTGARDGGHGAASGAVITTAARLQEYAPPGGVVVCPSTRRAVAGLVEQRPLATMTMAGKAGPVGVWRVTGVSRHRPARHHGPLVGRRRELAGAADEVVRALRERRPGWISLAGPPGSGRSRLLHELTRAVSRVDGAEVRWCVAHCPPYPDGELAPLADLVRALLTPDPAVRPLPGSTAGGPGWAAASPALAAFLAAPDDPAAASRAVAACRELLLDRAAGAPVVVAVDDLDRAAPALHRFLRHLHATAGERRLALAVVTTHSAGRADPSPGPGERWRRVWLAPLGARDSGRLLRHLLDRADRPAALAARLLPLVGGNPAVATAYAAEDSGDEPAGVPAAARRLVDARLDRLDGAQRAVLMAGATAGGALAPATVERMLGWAAGRAGPVLRTLAAAGLLRRTRAGGWTIAEPVVARMAAYRLPRAARADFARRLRGDGTNGRPGAVPATRRPGAASRLDVPRGDVDGRATCPLGVGRSRRSGGGARPAPVPPIRAASHRPGYAAPVASGAGPPTAAAPPPDAAMPVGTAAVAPPRAAVAPSRAAVAPSRAAVARSGVAAVARSGTAAVALFGAGAGASSDAGPVRRLGAGSVARSGSATGPPERAGRRPATAASQRPAALGLAA; from the coding sequence ATGTTGATCACCACGCCCGTGGCGAGTCGGGAAGCCGTCAGCGCGGCACGCTGGCCGGTGCCGGAGGAACGCCGCACCGTCACGGTGCTCTTCGTCGACATCGTCGGCTCGACCGGTCTGGTGGAGCGGCTCGACCCGGAGGACGTGCGGACGTTGCAGCGCGCCTATTTCGGCACCGTGTCCGGGGTGCTGCGCCGGTGGCGGGGCGTGGTGGAGAAGTACGTCGGCGACGCGGTGATGGCGCTGTTCGGCGCGCACGACTGCGACGGCTTCGACGCGTACCGGGCGGTGCGGGCCGGCTTGGAGATCCAGGCGGCGCTCGACCGGCGGCCGGCGGGCGGCACCAGGCTGCGGGTCCGCGTCGGTGTCGCGACCGGTGAGGTGCTCGTCGACCTGACCGGCGCGCGCGACGGCGGCCACGGGGCGGCCAGCGGCGCGGTGATCACCACCGCCGCCCGGCTGCAGGAGTACGCCCCGCCCGGCGGGGTGGTGGTCTGCCCGAGCACCCGACGCGCGGTCGCCGGCCTGGTCGAGCAGCGTCCACTGGCGACGATGACCATGGCCGGCAAGGCCGGGCCGGTGGGCGTGTGGCGGGTGACCGGGGTATCCCGGCACCGACCCGCCCGGCACCACGGTCCCCTGGTGGGCCGCCGGCGCGAGCTGGCCGGCGCGGCCGACGAGGTCGTCCGGGCGCTGCGCGAGCGACGTCCCGGGTGGATCTCCCTGGCCGGCCCGCCGGGCAGCGGTCGCAGCCGGCTGCTGCACGAGCTGACCCGCGCGGTGTCCCGGGTGGACGGCGCCGAGGTGCGCTGGTGCGTGGCGCACTGCCCGCCCTACCCGGACGGGGAGCTGGCGCCGCTGGCCGACCTGGTCCGCGCGCTGCTCACGCCGGACCCGGCGGTACGTCCGCTGCCCGGCTCCACCGCCGGCGGCCCGGGGTGGGCCGCGGCGAGCCCCGCGCTGGCCGCGTTCCTCGCCGCCCCGGACGATCCCGCCGCGGCGTCCCGGGCCGTGGCGGCGTGCCGCGAGCTGCTGCTCGACCGGGCCGCCGGAGCGCCGGTGGTGGTGGCGGTGGACGACCTGGACCGCGCGGCGCCCGCGCTGCACCGGTTCCTGCGTCACCTGCACGCGACGGCCGGCGAACGACGGCTGGCGCTCGCGGTGGTCACCACCCACAGCGCCGGACGGGCCGACCCGTCACCGGGTCCGGGCGAGCGGTGGCGCCGGGTGTGGCTGGCGCCGCTGGGGGCCCGGGACAGCGGACGCCTGCTGCGGCACCTGCTCGACCGGGCCGACCGGCCGGCGGCGCTGGCCGCGCGGCTGCTGCCGCTGGTCGGGGGCAACCCGGCGGTCGCGACCGCGTACGCCGCCGAGGACTCCGGCGACGAGCCGGCCGGGGTGCCCGCCGCGGCGCGCCGGCTCGTGGACGCGCGACTGGACCGGCTCGACGGTGCCCAGCGCGCCGTGCTGATGGCCGGCGCCACGGCGGGCGGCGCGCTCGCCCCCGCCACGGTCGAGCGGATGCTCGGCTGGGCGGCCGGCCGGGCCGGGCCGGTGCTGCGCACCCTGGCCGCGGCGGGCCTGCTCCGGCGTACCCGCGCGGGCGGCTGGACCATCGCCGAGCCGGTGGTCGCCCGGATGGCCGCGTACCGGTTGCCCCGCGCGGCACGGGCCGACTTCGCCCGGCGGCTACGCGGCGACGGGACCAACGGCCGGCCGGGGGCTGTCCCCGCCACGCGCCGGCCGGGCGCCGCGTCGAGGCTCGACGTTCCCCGCGGGGACGTCGACGGGCGGGCGACCTGCCCGCTCGGGGTGGGGCGGTCGCGCCGGTCGGGTGGAGGGGCCCGACCGGCGCCCGTCCCGCCGATCCGGGCGGCGTCGCACCGGCCGGGGTACGCCGCGCCGGTCGCGTCCGGCGCCGGGCCCCCGACGGCCGCCGCACCGCCGCCGGACGCCGCGATGCCAGTGGGCACGGCCGCCGTGGCGCCGCCCCGAGCAGCCGTGGCGCCGTCCCGAGCAGCCGTGGCGCCGTCCCGAGCAGCCGTGGCGCGGTCCGGAGTTGCTGCCGTGGCGCGGTCCGGAACGGCTGCCGTGGCGCTGTTCGGAGCAGGTGCCGGGGCGTCCTCCGACGCAGGGCCCGTGCGTCGGCTCGGGGCCGGCTCGGTGGCGCGGTCCGGGTCGGCCACCGGGCCGCCGGAACGGGCGGGGCGGCGGCCGGCAACGGCGGCGTCGCAGCGGCCCGCCGCGCTCGGGCTCGCCGCCTGA
- a CDS encoding helix-turn-helix transcriptional regulator encodes MASDVDTAPLVGRVGTLATLRSALLDDVAPGQTAAVFLTGESGVGKTRLLAEVGERLRQSGALVLTGTCLDIGDASPLHPVRQALRRLDTDVAEARTTSAVRGLLQVFDEETPGPDGAGALLERVSQGLHLVAGGRPLVLVLDDLQWVDRSTRQLLLYLLAGLGDLQLSVLAAIRAESLRGAHPLRRVLTELRRLRSVRVIDLLPLDRAGTDELAAAIVGAPLPAEAADQVWQRSGGNPFVVEELARDRRDGRDGLSDTLREVFLDRVDALPQPAHAVVHAVAAGVEPVEHWLLAQVVRLPEDELLDAVREAVAHRLLVGADDGYRLRHRLVAEILAHELLPAERAALHRRYAEALTAAPAELHQARLAHHWRQAGEPARALPAAMAAAREAERLHGYAEAHRHWSVALALAATPAPVPPDGGRPAPVEVDRAELLSHAAEAAHHSGEHARALTLLEELAADASGPPACALHIRRARYLAAAGRSAPAEEEYRRVLESADCTPRERCTAAARLAELLLHLGRYAEAGGQAREALDLAADVPGSTSEVVLASAALGFSEAFLEDQTAGLAVMRRALETAERSGRPEDVACAYLHLAELLTGPLNILEEGVVVARRGAERVAELGLGRTWETRLLAVATNGLFRVGQWAEAEKVVATALRHRPSGADAVELLLARCRLSVGYGDVEASDRDLEAVATVLAGGGARHVLPMLILRAGLAMWQGRHDLARQAVQRGLTESRSDDVIVLATLAWHGLRAEAEAAASRTVEVDPTAVRRLREVVERVTRKSEKAGAPVRYVADGFLALCDAELSRLDDGRGDPELWGRSATEWDRRNHPYPAAYSRLRQAEALLARRSRVATAGKLLRQAHAMAQSLGAVPLSAEIRTLAGRARVTLDDAPSPAPVPRPRTAPAAPTVDELAVLTAREREVLAAVAEGLTNKEIGQRLFISERTIGVHVSHIFDKLQVRTRVQASAIFLRNRPE; translated from the coding sequence ATGGCCAGCGATGTGGACACCGCACCGCTCGTCGGCCGTGTCGGGACCCTGGCGACGCTGCGGTCGGCGCTGCTCGACGACGTCGCCCCCGGGCAGACGGCCGCGGTGTTCCTCACCGGCGAGAGCGGCGTGGGCAAGACCCGGCTGCTGGCCGAGGTCGGCGAGCGGCTGCGGCAGTCGGGCGCCCTGGTGCTCACCGGCACCTGTCTGGACATCGGCGACGCCTCGCCGTTGCACCCGGTGCGCCAGGCGCTGCGCCGGCTCGACACCGACGTGGCCGAGGCGCGCACCACCTCGGCGGTCCGCGGGCTGTTGCAGGTCTTCGACGAGGAGACCCCCGGCCCGGACGGCGCCGGCGCGCTGCTGGAGCGGGTCTCACAGGGCCTGCACCTGGTCGCCGGCGGTCGGCCGCTGGTGCTCGTCCTGGACGACCTGCAGTGGGTCGACCGGAGCACCCGCCAGCTCCTGCTCTATCTGCTCGCCGGCCTGGGCGACCTGCAACTGTCAGTGCTCGCCGCGATCCGGGCCGAGTCGCTGCGCGGCGCGCACCCGCTGCGCCGGGTGCTCACCGAGCTGCGCCGGCTGCGGTCGGTGCGGGTGATCGACCTGCTGCCGCTGGACCGCGCCGGCACCGACGAGCTGGCCGCCGCGATCGTCGGTGCGCCGTTGCCCGCCGAGGCCGCCGACCAGGTGTGGCAGCGCAGCGGCGGCAACCCGTTCGTGGTGGAGGAGCTGGCCCGCGACCGGCGCGACGGCCGGGACGGGCTCTCCGACACGCTGCGCGAGGTCTTCCTGGACCGGGTCGACGCGCTGCCCCAGCCGGCGCACGCCGTGGTGCACGCGGTCGCCGCCGGGGTGGAGCCGGTCGAGCACTGGCTGCTGGCCCAGGTGGTCCGGCTGCCGGAGGACGAGCTGCTCGACGCGGTCCGCGAGGCGGTGGCGCACCGGCTGCTGGTCGGCGCCGACGACGGCTACCGGCTGCGGCACCGGTTGGTCGCCGAGATCCTCGCCCACGAGCTGCTGCCGGCCGAGCGGGCCGCGCTGCACCGCCGTTACGCCGAGGCGCTCACCGCCGCGCCGGCCGAGCTGCACCAGGCCCGGCTGGCCCACCACTGGCGGCAGGCCGGCGAGCCGGCCCGCGCGCTGCCGGCCGCGATGGCCGCGGCCCGCGAGGCGGAGCGGCTGCACGGGTACGCCGAGGCGCACCGCCACTGGTCCGTCGCGCTGGCGCTGGCCGCGACCCCGGCCCCGGTCCCGCCGGACGGCGGCCGGCCCGCACCGGTCGAGGTGGACCGCGCCGAGCTGCTCAGCCACGCCGCCGAGGCCGCACACCACAGCGGCGAGCACGCCCGGGCGTTGACCCTGCTGGAGGAGCTGGCCGCCGACGCGTCCGGCCCGCCGGCCTGCGCGCTGCACATCCGGCGGGCCCGCTACCTGGCCGCCGCCGGCCGCTCCGCCCCGGCCGAGGAGGAATACCGCCGGGTGCTGGAGTCGGCCGACTGCACGCCGCGCGAGCGGTGCACCGCCGCCGCCCGGCTGGCCGAGCTGCTGCTGCACCTGGGCCGCTACGCCGAGGCCGGCGGCCAGGCCCGGGAGGCGCTCGACCTCGCCGCCGACGTGCCCGGCTCCACCTCGGAGGTGGTGCTGGCCAGCGCCGCGCTCGGGTTCAGCGAGGCGTTCCTGGAGGACCAGACCGCCGGCCTGGCGGTGATGCGCCGGGCGCTGGAGACCGCCGAGCGTTCCGGCCGGCCGGAGGATGTGGCCTGCGCCTACCTGCACCTGGCCGAACTGCTCACCGGCCCGCTGAACATCCTCGAGGAGGGGGTGGTGGTGGCCCGCCGCGGCGCCGAACGGGTCGCCGAGCTGGGTCTCGGTCGCACCTGGGAGACCCGGCTGCTGGCCGTGGCCACCAACGGGCTGTTCCGGGTGGGGCAGTGGGCCGAGGCGGAGAAGGTCGTCGCCACCGCGTTGCGGCACCGCCCGTCCGGCGCCGACGCGGTCGAGCTGCTGCTGGCCCGGTGCCGGCTCTCCGTCGGCTACGGCGACGTCGAGGCCTCCGACCGTGACCTGGAGGCGGTCGCCACGGTGCTGGCCGGCGGTGGCGCCCGGCACGTGCTGCCGATGCTCATCCTGCGCGCCGGGCTGGCCATGTGGCAGGGCCGGCACGACCTGGCCCGGCAGGCCGTCCAGCGGGGCCTGACCGAGAGCCGCTCCGACGACGTGATCGTGCTGGCCACGCTGGCCTGGCACGGGCTGCGCGCCGAGGCCGAGGCGGCGGCCAGCCGCACGGTCGAGGTGGACCCGACCGCGGTGCGCCGGTTGCGCGAGGTGGTCGAGCGGGTGACCCGCAAGAGCGAGAAGGCCGGCGCGCCGGTGCGCTACGTCGCCGACGGCTTCCTCGCGCTCTGCGACGCCGAGCTGAGCCGGCTCGACGACGGCCGGGGCGACCCCGAGCTGTGGGGCCGGTCGGCCACCGAGTGGGACCGGCGCAACCATCCCTATCCGGCGGCGTACTCGCGGTTGCGGCAGGCCGAGGCGTTGCTGGCCCGGCGCAGCCGGGTGGCCACCGCCGGCAAGCTGCTCCGCCAGGCCCACGCGATGGCGCAGTCGCTCGGCGCGGTGCCGCTGAGCGCCGAGATCCGTACCCTCGCCGGTCGGGCCCGGGTGACCCTGGACGACGCGCCGTCGCCCGCGCCGGTGCCCCGGCCGCGGACGGCGCCGGCCGCGCCGACGGTGGACGAGCTGGCGGTGCTGACCGCGCGGGAGCGGGAGGTGCTGGCCGCGGTCGCCGAGGGGTTGACGAACAAGGAGATCGGTCAACGGCTGTTCATCAGCGAGCGGACCATCGGCGTGCACGTGTCGCACATCTTCGACAAGCTCCAGGTCCGCACCCGGGTGCAGGCCAGCGCGATCTTCCTGCGCAACCGCCCGGAATAG
- a CDS encoding DUF5995 family protein has protein sequence MTEPVWGPVHQDIVGLLADHPADVPAVVDHLTKLQDMLVRLPPLEASCPLADFNKLYLVITSTVLDGLYEDRFVDPAFLARLDVEFAARYFEALRFWTDASPSTPKAWSCLFKRMRGPDARPLPSAAAGVNAHINYDLPFALVTTLESLESEPVDGSDQHRDYLEINKIFAERIPELRRGYLDHWQLMIDMVNGDIDDWYQGELVEYTRNVAWRNAQKIWRCRHDPDARECERTRLDDNAALLGRLLLSPLGAFLQ, from the coding sequence ATGACCGAACCGGTCTGGGGTCCTGTGCACCAGGACATCGTCGGGTTGCTCGCCGACCACCCCGCCGACGTGCCGGCGGTCGTCGACCATCTCACCAAGCTGCAGGACATGCTGGTCCGGCTTCCTCCGCTGGAGGCGAGCTGCCCGCTGGCCGACTTCAACAAGCTCTACCTGGTCATCACCAGCACCGTGCTCGACGGTCTCTACGAGGACCGGTTCGTCGACCCGGCCTTCCTGGCCCGGCTCGACGTGGAGTTCGCGGCGCGCTACTTCGAGGCGCTGCGGTTCTGGACCGACGCCAGCCCGAGCACGCCCAAGGCCTGGTCCTGCCTGTTCAAGCGGATGCGCGGCCCGGACGCCCGCCCGCTGCCCTCGGCCGCCGCCGGGGTCAACGCGCACATCAACTACGACCTGCCGTTCGCGTTGGTGACCACGCTGGAGAGCCTGGAGTCCGAGCCGGTCGACGGCAGCGACCAGCACCGCGACTACCTGGAGATCAACAAGATCTTCGCCGAGCGGATCCCGGAGCTGCGCCGTGGCTACCTGGACCACTGGCAGCTCATGATCGACATGGTCAACGGCGACATCGACGACTGGTACCAGGGCGAGCTGGTGGAATACACCCGGAACGTGGCCTGGCGCAACGCGCAGAAGATCTGGCGCTGCCGGCACGACCCGGACGCCCGCGAGTGTGAGCGGACGCGGTTGGACGACAACGCCGCGCTGCTCGGCCGGCTGCTGCTGTCGCCCCTCGGGGCGTTCCTGCAGTAG